The following are from one region of the Ptychodera flava strain L36383 chromosome 15, AS_Pfla_20210202, whole genome shotgun sequence genome:
- the LOC139152199 gene encoding uncharacterized protein, which translates to MASKSTVRRRSKYLQDQREKISVGSSGTQQKDEIKVAAKQKRIDQLFEKIPRVSISSEELLAVKTDLGISSNSNRKLKRWFNRWVVKIGGEQQMRQEKNNIIGDNLVAENLPFLLNEDKGKIVKLAPCVYADSLPQKVLQQLNENDRLNLLSWH; encoded by the exons ATGGCATCCAAAAGTACAGTCAGGAGACGTTCCAAATACCTGCAAGATCAGAGAGAAAAGATAAGCGTGGGGTCATCAGGCACACAGCAGAAAGATGAAATTAAAGTGGCAGCAAAACAGAAACGTATAGATCAGTTGTTTGAAAAGATTCCAAGGGTTTCCATCAGTAGTGAGGAACTGCTGGCAGTGAAGACGGATCTTGGAATTTCCTCGAACTCTAACAGAAAATTGAAACG aTGGTTCAACCGGTGGGTAGTGAAGATTGGTGGGGAACAGCAAATGAGACAGGAAAAGAACAACATTATCGGTGACAATTTGGTGGCCGAAAACTTGCCGTTCCTGTTAAACGAGGATAAAGGAAAAATAGTAAAACTTGCTCCATGTGTGTATGCTGACAGTCTCCCACAGAAAGTGCTACAACAGCTAAATGAAAATGACAG GCTGAACTTGCTGTCATGGCATTGA